The following proteins are co-located in the Salvelinus fontinalis isolate EN_2023a chromosome 29, ASM2944872v1, whole genome shotgun sequence genome:
- the LOC129827681 gene encoding probable G-protein coupled receptor 101, which yields MSTSEAPGVSSNSSTVPWDPGSSGPPGPTDWPSVANSVVKMVLISAIVCVSLFGNVVVLLVFQRKPQLLHVANRFVLNLLLADLLQTVLVMPFAIAATVPGVWPLDARFCQALIVLMHLFAFAGVNTIIVVSVDRYLAIIHPLSYPTRMTPHLGTNLIACTWVLSLLQSTPPLYGWGAIDFDRRHNVCSVVWSSSLSYSVMVATCSFWLPVLIMLGCYWMVFRAARRQNALVHPIQTQSKSQPNLPPDPQGPCPGSPQRPPQQAPPPLDSFSAGGYPIRGRHRRFHYHFKAAWVVFVIMASYILSMGPYSVLNTVSIRSSAAVPPWLASLALVLFFLQCCLHPYIYGYMHRSVRKEFLALLCGPLCRQGRPCHNSAQDSCFTVTDGRSTHPNLPSLATRVCPLRTWEEGTTTEATSSSPTMDRRSRDTRKETTSLSSERELTVHTTTK from the coding sequence ATGTCCACCTCTGAGGCGCCTGGTGTGAGCAGTAACTCCAGCACCGTGCCTTGGGACCCTGgttcctctggtcctcctggccCCACAGACTGGCCGTCGGTGGCCAACAGCGTGGTGAAGATGGTGCTGATCTCAGCcatcgtgtgtgtgtctctgtttggtAACGTGGTGGTGTTGTTAGTGTTCCAGAGGAAGCCTCAGCTCCTCCACGTGGCCAACCGCTTCGTGCTCAACCTCCTCCTGGCAGACCTGCTCCAGACCGTGCTGGTCATGCCCTTCGCCATCGCTGCCACCGTGCCTGGTGTGTGGCCCCTGGATGCCCGCTTCTGCCAGGCCCTGATAGTGCTCATGCACCTGTTTGCCTTCGCCGGGGTGAACACCATCATCGTGGTGTCGGTGGACCGTTATCTGGCCATCATCCACCCACTGTCCTACCCCACCCGCATGACCCCTCATCTGGGGACCAACCTCATTGCCTGCACCTGGGTGTTGAGTCTGCTCCAGAGCACGCCGCCCCTCTACGGCTGGGGGGCCATAGACTTTGACCGCAGGCATAACGTGTGTTCTGTGGTGTGGTCCTCCAGCCTGTCCTACTCAGTCATGGTTGCCACCTGCTCCTTCTGGCTGCCGGTGCTCATCATGCTGGGCTGTTACTGGATGGTATTCAGGGCAGCTAGGAGGCAGAACGCTCTTGTGCACCCCATCCAGACCCAGTCTAAGTCCCAGCCCAACCTGCCTCCGGATCCCCAGGGCCCCTGCCCCGGCAGCCCCCAGCGCCCACCCCAACAGGCACCCCCACCCCTGGACTCCTTCTCAGCCGGGGGGTACCCCATCCGGGGCAGGCACAGACGTTTCCACTACCACTTCAAGGCAGCCTGGGTGGTGTTCGTCATCATGGCCTCGTACATCCTGAGCATGGGACCTTACAGTGTTCTCAACACGGTCTCCATTCGCTCCAGTGCTGCTGTGCCTCCATGGCTGGCCTCCCTAGCCCTGGTGCTCTTCTTCTTGCAGTGCTGCCTCCACCCCTACATCTACGGCTACATGCACCGCAGTGTGAGGAAGGAGTTCCTGGCCCTTCTGTGTGGTCCGCTCTGCAGGCAGGGCCGTCCCTGCCACAACTCCGCCCAGGACAGCTGCTTCACCGTGACCGACGGACGCTCCACGCACCCCAACCTGCCCAGTCTGGCCACACGTGTCTGCCCCCTCCGCACCTGGGAGGAGGGCACCACCACAGAGgctacctcctcctcccccaccatGGATAGGAGGTCCAGGGACACCCGCAAAGAGACCACCAGCCTGAGCTCTGAGAGAGAGCTGACTGTCCACACCACTACCAAGTAG